A region of the Centropristis striata isolate RG_2023a ecotype Rhode Island chromosome 20, C.striata_1.0, whole genome shotgun sequence genome:
GTCCTCTGAGACCAGACAGCCGGACAGACTGAACACACAGAACAACATCAAGTCACATAATCTGAGGTTACATTATATGTTTTAATGTGAATCATGATTTAAATGGTCATCAGTTGAACATGCTGACCTGAGAGTTCCCAGTTTACAATGTGGACTCTCCAGTCCAGGACACAGCCGCtccactcctgaatcctgcaggttgttgttactcaggtccagctctctcaggcTGGAGGattgggagctgaggactgaggacagacctccacagcttctctctgacagGTTACATACACTCAGTCTGGAAAGACATCAACCAACAAGAAGAGAAACATCAGTATGTTAAATGTAAAGATATTATCTGTGTAACATGTGTGCAGTGGACCCAAATGCAGCACAAAAGGTCCAGAAGCAAACTTTTGAGCCTTTTAACAAAGCCTATGTtagaaaactgaaaatattcatTTGTAAATTTTCAGCTGCccaatttaaattaaaagacacattaaaaaaaaaactttgctgTGTGGGTGCATCAAGGATGGTATTTACAGGTGGTCTGCTTTGTGACAAACTAATGATCTGACCTTAGAGTTACCAGTTTACAATGTGGACTCTCCAGTCCAGGACACAGCTGCTCCAGTCTTGAATCCTGCAGGTTGTTGTTACTCAGATCCAGCTCTCTCAGACtggaggactgggagctgaggactgaggacagagctccacagcttctctctgacagGTTACAGCCACTCAGTCTGGAGAGACATCAACCAACAAGAAGAGAAACATCAgtatgttaaatgtaaatacgTTACCCAAATGCAGCACAAAAGGTCCAGAAGCAAACTTTTGAGgctttttaaaagtttgattTCAGTCTCAGACAAGACTGAATATCTTGAGGGACAGACAAGACGGCATAATATTGTTGTGGATGGCATCAAAGAGTCTGTgaaagaaaaggtgaaaaagtgagaaaactatTTGGTGAAAAATGACAACTGGATCACTTGAAAATAGAGCTGGACTGGGCTCATAGAACTGGGAAGCCGGGAACACCATCAGAAAAGCCCAGACCCATTGTGGTCAGATTCCTGCGGCTGAAGGACAAACTTGCTGTTCTGGATAAAGCTAAAAACCTGAAGGGCTCCGGCATCTTCATCAATGAGGATTTTCCTGAAACCGTCCGACAGAGAACGAAAGATCTACTCCCTGCAATGAAGGCAGCTCAAGAGAGAGGTGACATTGCATATTTGAGAGATGACAAACTTATTGTCCATCCACCTACTCACAACCCTCCACAACAAAGGAGGGCAAACACCTAGTGGTGCCCACCATGTCTCATTTATACACTACTCTGATTTTTTAATGGCATATCCACagtacattacattacactgtATGGACGACTGCAACACATCTGATCCTGATGACCATATTTTTAAGCCTTTTGATTCCTCTGCAATTGACTCTTACAATTTTGATGTTGACcctgatatacatttttttcgtCATTAGATGTCACTAACCTATGCAGATTTTATGATGAAACTCAGTTTAATGACTTATTTCTTTCTATGCCTTCTAATATATTTTCAAGTCTTCCTTGCAACTATGAcaaatttattcattatttatcctTACTCAAACATAATTTCTCTGTTATTGCTTTATCTGAAACATGGCTTACAGAAGATTCtagagaaatatttaaattaccaaattacaattcagttcACTACGTAAGAGAGAATAGATCTGGAGGTGGGGTATCTCTGTTTTTTCTTGGTGACTATGAATTTAAAGTTAGGGATGATCTTTCCCTGAAGTCACCGAGGGCTGAGGTGAAATCTGTTTTTGTAGAGCTCTCTGGTGTCTTtggtggaaaaaatgttttagttggtGTTATTTATCGCCCACCTGACTCTACTGTCAaagattttaatgaaattttgtccTGTTCTCTTGATTTGATAAACAAGGAGGAAaaactttgttatattttaggAGATTTCAATATAAacctctttaaaaataatttagatacATTAACCACAGATTTTCTCAATATTCTTTATTCTAGTCACTTTTTCCCTCTTATTCATAAATCTACAAGAGTAAAGGAAAATTCAGCAACTTTGATTGATAATATCCTAACAAACAACTTAAGTGAAGGAATGAAATCTGGGGTTTTGTATTTAGATTTGTCAGATAATTTCCCTATATTCCAGTACTCTTTAATCAAGtctaataaaactaaacaaaataagaaaaagttgTACAAAAGAATTATGAGCAAGTCatatatttctaaatttaaagaTATGCTTGCCGGTCTTTTCATGGATGatgtatataaagaaaaaaatgctcattttgCATATCAACATTTTAGGAAAGTTATTAGCTTTAGTTTCAATGAATGTTTTCCAATAGGCAGCTCTACTAGGAAACACAGTCAGGACTTTAGTAAGCCGGTTTACAGTTGATTTGCTGAAACTGCTGACGAAAAAGAATAAACTGTACAGAAAATATGAATCAAATCCTACACCCCTTACTCATGGTGTTCATAAATCTTGCAGAAATAAATATACTCACTCCATTAGAtctgcaaaaaagaaatatttttgtgaaaaatttAAGAGGTGTTCAAATGATACTAAAACCACATGGAAAGTTATAAATCAGTTGCTgcatagagaaaaaaagacctaCCCAGAGTTACCTTCAATCTTTTTAGATGGTGACAATTCTTTTAACAATTAATTTGATATAGCTCAAAAAttcaatgatttttttgttaacattggATCTGAATTAGCTTGTAAAGTTCCTGCTAGCAGTGGTAATCCACTGGATTTCATTACAGGAAACTATCCTTCTATTTCTTCCTTTAAGCCTCCTGATGTTCAAGAAATAAGTGACATTATTGATGAACTAAAAACATCATCAGCTGGCCATGATGACATTTCTGCATCCCTTGTTAAACAGGTCAAGCCGTCAGTTTTGCAGCCACTGGCTTacattttttctctgtctatgTCAACAGGCGTTATACCAGAGGATTTAAAAATTGCCAAAGTTATTCCTCTGTTTAAAGCGGACAATCCatgttgttttaataattatagACCCATTTCTATTTTGCcatgtttttcaaaaatattagaaaaaatcaTATACAGAAGGATCCTTTCTCATATAGATTCTTATTCAATTCTTTACGAACATCAGTATGGTTTCCGGAAAAATCATTCCACTTATATGGCTTTGCTGCATTTGATTGACAAAGTTACCGCTGCAttagaaaataatgaatttatctgTAGTATATTCATTGACTTGTCAAAAGCTTTTGATACAGTCAACCATTATAGTTTATTGAAAAAACTGCTTAGATATGGTTTTCATGATGTTACATTTGAATGGTTAAAAAACTATGTCTCAAACAGAACCAGTTTGTTTGTATTAATGGATGATACTCCAAAAAAGCTACATTACTTTGTGGGGTCCCACAGGGATCCATTCTTggaacattattatttcttatttatattaatgatttatCAAATGTCTCAAATATTCTTTATCCAATAATGTTTGCAGATGATACAACTCTAGTTCATTCTCACTCAAATTTTAGTTCtctgattaaaaatgttaatgtttgtttaacTTCATATACTACATGgttcaaattaaatatattatctctgaatataaaaaaatctaactatATAATATTTTGTGGCAAAAAATCATACTCTAGAGACTCTTGTAAAGTCATAATTCAGTCTGTTGAGATGCCTCAAGTGTCAACAGCAAGATTCCTGGGAATCTTTGTTGATGAGAGCTTGAGTTGGAAAGCACAAATACACTGGgttagcaaaaaaaataagcaaatctaTTGGTATAATTAAGAGGATTAGTAATTTGGTAACTACAAACTGTCTTCATATACTTTATTATAGCTTAATTTATCCatatctttcatattgtaatatagTTTGGGCAAGCACCTTTCCTACTACACTCCATAGAATTTTGGTTCTTCAGAAACGTTTTGTTAGGATGGCAACCCGATCTGAGTCACATGCCTCATCTGTAGCCCTCTTTCAGAAACTCCagatacttactgttcatgacatcaatatttctcaaatatgtgtttttatttttgaggtaaactcagatcatgaaaactttccaaagcactttaagacttattttaaatttaattctcagattcactcttattcaacgcgtcaatctttagatcttcatcctccacgatttctgacatgcagaggtcaatttattgttcaatttagggaccaaattgtggaataaataccttttcccatccgGCAAGGGACTCcgtctctgtaaaatgcttcaaaagatgtctgaaatctcatttaactgctgttttgaaattctagatcacacacaaatacacttttttaacctgttcatttttgtttttaattgtttttgttagtgtcattataacttgttgatgttatacatttgttttttctattattagtTTGTTGCTTTcaaatgaaattttaggtggaggctttaaataagcccatctgggttttctgcctctccctgcactttacattatatgttatctttgtcattttatgtcattctaactgtgcaaataaaataaaataaataaataaataaatttcagTCAAAACTGGCTCCGACCTCATCACTCCTCCAGGCAGTTACATGATGTATTGAGCAGCCCCCCAGGATCCTGCTATCAATTAattgatattgatatatcgATATTGTTAAGTGATTACAATACCACAGTATATTCGTGGTTGTAAATATACATGCTGCacttttttgttactttgttaCATGTTGAGCCAAAAAGGCATTGTCAAGtatttcacactttatttcaaCATGCGGTTCACATGATGTTCTTGAACTGATTCTTCACATGAATCCAGTTAAATCTTTTCCTTGACAAAAACGGAgttgacatttttataattgCACTGAAGGTTTATTTCATTGTCatagaaaatagaaagaaaaacaggaaaacttgaatttattttgttcctGCATTGAAAACTTGAATAAATGGGTTGAATTTTCCAATAACTGTATCTGCCTTCCTTTGGTCTGTTGGGAATATTAAGGTTTTGGCAAAGAAACTAGTCTCAAAATCTACcgtgtattttttaaaagtccacTGTagaatttgagattttttaccATGGAATTACCATGGGGGGCATGACTGAGGAGTGATGATAGTATATCCCCCCGTTGGagcctacaggtggatgctgggTAGTGGGGGGGCTGAGAAAGCAAGCAGCAatacagatgcagcagcagcagcagcattggcagacagagggagagctgAGGATTACTCTCATCCTAAATAGACCGCCAGATTGGATAGAGGGTGTGTTTTGGTGGAGGATGGAGTAGGGGAATCCTCCAAAACCAGAGCTGCAGTTTCAGACCCCTCATTCTTTAGCGACAGCGTAGTTTGGAGGATGAACAAGTGCATTTCTTCAGAAAATATGGCTGAAATTCAAACGGTGAATCAAGGGGAATTGAGGTGTATTATtgaatgctaaaaaaaatgatagTATCTTAAATTGCACAATAAAATTAATGTTAGATATGCGAAAGtaaacctttaaaaataaataaataaataaataaataaaagattataacttttactttaaatgttttttgtttttttggtaaccTATTTTATTAAGTGGACTGAGTCATATTGGTCCGGATATATTtcagtccttttttttattttgaagggcagACGTCTGGAAGTGTGTTGATGAACTGTCGACGGCAGAATAAAGTGTATTTTGGCCGCACATTCACCTccattttgttactttatattCTCTATAAGTAAAGGCATAACGCTCGgttaaattttttaaaagaagtctCTAAAAGAGGAAACGATAGATTGGTGACATGGAGATGACGTGGTGGTGATCGTGGTTATTAATAAATGTCTTATTGTCTGAAAGAAACATCTGGTGTCTTCCCTTTCTCCAGCTGTTCAAATATCTATTTGAGATCTCTCAAACCAAAGGCCATAgcatattatttcatatttattttacctgAATAAGTTATCATgctaataataaacaataataaatggaACTACAAACTAACTAATACTAACATAAAGAAAACGATACATCACTGCATTTCCTCTGTTAATACTTGTAGATATAACCGTATATCAACACAATGTATCCATATTTATATccatatattattgttattgttattatattatattatattatagtatagaATAGTAGGGTGCGCTGTCACGAAAGAATGAGGGTCCTGAAACTGCAGCTCTCCGGCTGTGCAGGATTCCCGTATTGggaggatgtatgaggagtggggcatgtcatgtgtatggcagcacagctcAAGTTGTCTGCCTGAACTAGCTTGCAAGCGTcactccatttaaaaaaaaatttaaaaatactttgCTGTGTGGGTGCATCCAAACTGGTATTTAAAGATTGTCTACTTTGTGACAAACTAATGATCTGACCTGAGAGTTCCCAGTTTACAATGTGGACTGTTGAGTCCAGCAGACAGCCGCtccactcctgaatcctgcaggttgttgctactcaggtccagctctctcagactggaggactgggagctgaggactgaggacagagcttcacagcttctctctgacagGTTACAGCCACTCAGCCTGGAGACACAATAACAAAGGAAAATCAAGGAGTAAGTTAACAAGAGAGAGCAAAGTGTTTAAGTTATGATATCAGAATCCAAAGATCTCTTTACTCacagagctttgttggaggctttgaccactggaagcagcctcagaagagcctcctctgaagcagagtatttcttcaggtcaaacacgtccagatctgtttctgatgacagtaagatgaagaccagagctgaccactgagcaggagacagCTTATCTGTGGAGAGACGTCCATTTCTCAGGGACCGTTGGATCTCCTCCACTAGAGAacgatcattcagttcattcagacagtggaacaggttgatgcttctctctgcagagagCTCTTTGTTGATCTTCTCCTTGATGTACTGGACTGTTTCCTGATTGGTCTGtgagctacttcctgtctgtgtcagcagaCCTCTGAGGAGAATCTGATTGGTCTCCAGAGAAAGACCGAGGAGAAAGCGGaggaacaagtccaggtgtCCATTTGGACTCTGTAAGGCCTTGTCCACAGCACTCTGGTAGAGACGCGTCTCTGTTGGTTCCTCTGACATCAGATTGAGTCCAGAGTTGATGAAGGtcagatggacatgaagagcagccagaaactcatgaacactcagatggacgaagcagaacaccctgtcctggtacagtccactctcctctctaaagacctgtgtgaacactcctgagtacactgagGCTGCTCTGATATCGAAGCCACACtctgtcaggtctgagtcatagaagatcaggtgtcctttctgcagctgatcaaaagccagttttcccagagacTCAATCATCTTCCTGCTCTCTGGACTCCAGTGTGGATCTATCTCAGCTCCTCCATCGTACTTGATGTTCTTCACTTTGGACTGAACcaccaggaagtggatgtacatctcagtcagggtcttgggcagctctcctccttctctggtATTCATCAGATCCAGAACTgtagcagagatccagcagaagactgggatgtggcacatgatgtggaggcttcgtGATGTCTTGATGTGGGAGATGATTCTGCCGGCCTGCTTCTTAtctctgaatctcttcctgaagtacttctccttctgtgggtcagtgaaccctctgacctctgtcaccaTGTCAACACAGCCaggagggatctgattggctgctgcaggtcgtgtggttatccagaggcgagcaaagggaagcagattcccctcaatgaggtttgtcagcagcacatccactgaggtggactctgtgacatcagtcaggatTTTAGTTTTGTTGAAGTCCAGAGGAAGTCGACACTCATCCAGACCATCAAAGATGAACACAACGTGGAACTCTTTAAACCTCCAGATTCCTGCTTCTTTGGTTTCAGGAAAGAAGTTATCAACAAGTTCCACCAAGctgaactttttctctttcagcacattcagctctctgaaagtgaatggaaacgTGAAGTGGATGTCCTTgttggttttgtcttcagcccagtccagagtgaacttctgtgttaagactgttttcccaatgccagccactccctttgtcagcactgttctgattggtttatCTGTTCCAGGTGAGGCTTTAAAGAAGTCTTCTTGTctgattgttgtttctggtctgtctggtttcctggatgctgtttcaatctgtctgacctcatgttcctcattgacctctgcagtccctccctctgtgatgtagagctctgtgtagatctgattcagaagggttgggtttcctgctttagagatcccctcaaacacacactggaacttCTTCTGCAGGTTGGACTTCAGTCTTTTCTGACAAACCCCCGAATTACTTCCTGaatgaacaaacaacaaagatcAATAAGTCAAAGAAAATATTCTTGGCTCCATGCTGTGTGTGGTCTGTGGGTTGGAGGCCCCCTGACAGTCTGAGGTCCTGGGAGACGGGCCCCACTGATCCAGTCTAGAATTTACTCATGGACACAAAGTGCAGAGCTGCATTTCAAACTAATCTTCAGCTTCCTAGCTTTCTGtttcacttctatgtggcatctacagTTGAGGGGCTATCTCCCCCTACAGACCTCATCCcctcctaaaaaaaacacaacaatgggTCTGTGGTAGGGAGGGGGCAAGTGGTAGAAGTTAAACATTATAGAAATCATCTTACTGCTCTGCAGACAGTcagccagctcctcctgcttcatTCTCCTCAGGAAGTGCTTTGTGATTATCTGAAAcatctctctgctgctcctcatctgctcttcatcctcctcatccttcCTCTGACTCTCTAAAGATTCTGGGTCGTCAGAACTCAGAAGTTTCTGGATCTCCTTCAGCTCGTTCTTCACAAAAAGAATGATGTTTTCCTGCAGAAGCTGGAACAGAATAATATAGGAATCAAACTAAATCATTGAAACAAACACCAGATTCATGTTGGACAAACTGACAATCCACTGGTCTAAACAGTGCAGCATGGAGAGGATTGTGAACAGAATAGATGTTAAAGTAGTTCTTCAATATACAGACCATAAATATGGAGTCCAGGtgtgtctgatgctgctggGCAGACTGACCTCTGGGAACCTCTGagctctcctggtccactctgcAGAGGAATCATCAACAATTGGCTCATAATAAGTTGACACCATAGTATGTTTACAGTTTATGATCTTCAACAGTTAAAGATTTTGTGTCACGACTGATAATGATGAAAACCAGAAGAAAACACCGAATATTAAAGTGAACACAGTGATGAATGGGTGTTTTGTAACATCATGCCAACTTCCTGTTTTCAGTAGGTGAAGCTATCACTATGTCTAAATATGTGTAAAAGTCTCCAGGCCTGGGCTCCAGCATGTCAAATTTGGGGCAGATTGGACTTTAACAGATGTAAATTATGAAAGCTTCCTGTGTCATTAAGAAACATGCAAATTGCAGGCATCTTCACGGCAACACCTTTccacaaaaactcaaaatatttgCAATTTAGCATCTCAGAGGTCTAAAATAGAGCTGACATGCAACACAAAGCCCAATTACAACATCAAACTGAAATATATACTAATTtggacaaaggtaaaaaagtccaaaagtccttcaacattcattcattatccttaactgcttatctgaactcaggtcatggggggctggagccgatcccagctgacattgggcgagaggcgaggtccacctggacaggtctccagactatcacagggctgacacatagagacagacgaccattcatgctctcagtCATActcaatttagagtcaccaattaaaacaaagctgcatgtttttggactctgtgaggaagctggaggacccagaAAGAACCCACTCTGATACGGGGTCCTTAAACATGCGAGTTCCAGCTAGTTCACAGACCCCACACCTAAATAGATTCTGTATCTCGTGACTGATGATCAGAACACTAAAGAAATCTGTATAAATCATCAATTTTAAGTACTTACACTGGGTCATGGGGAGGACGTCCATCTTTGAAGTTAAGCCCACTATCCATAGACCGGTCgctcttcatggacacacagctgggtaCAGGGGActtttctctctgctgctggacACTGAAAGAAACCCTGAAGTTTACTGAGCAGCGATATTTCTATTTTGGTTTTTACTGATTTTATTGGACGGAAAAAGTAACTTTATTTCCATCTATGCCTGTATAATCCAAGATGGCAGCAGTACGTCTCTACATGTCCGTGTTGATGTGACTGTTCTTGTGTATTTTGaatgaatgttgtgtttttctctaaAAATACTCGTCAACTTTTGTGAGTTGTTCAGCCACAATTCCAGCTTGTTTTCGGGTTttactttgacatttttatacGGTTTTGGATTCGTAAACCCAACGGAGATAACTCAGCCTCACTCCTGCCTGATAGAGGCTCGCAGTTTTTACACACTGGGAAATTGCTGATCCCAGAAGTGACGCCCCGTATCCAAACAAATTCTTTTGACTAAATAAACAGGCCTACCTCACCACATCGTGCATTTAGTCTGCCTGTGAAGAGCGGCTTACTTTGTCGCCGGCGTCTGGAGGATCAATTCCATTTGTTTGAACCCGGAGCTTCACCTGCTGGAGGACACCGGTCGACATGCCTCCTGATCGTGATGTGCCTGAACTCCTCCAGCATTAAGGAAAGTGCTTCTTCCTTCGTTCTAACAACTTTTAAAAGGTTGTCCATCTTGATTCAGACCACGTTTGGTCctgattttaattcattttatccACAGCGTTGCTTCTCTGGGcttgatttcctgtttatgtCAGACGTCACACAATGATATCATCTGACTCGGGAGAATTAAAAGCTCGGACTGGATTTCCACTGTGCTGACTTGGATTTTCTTGCTATTTCCCTGCAACTTGCATAGCATTATGTTTGCATTAGCACCTCTTCTGCTCTTATTTACTGCACTGTTCCCTCAAGAGGTGAAAGAAATGGATACCAAAGACACCAAAACCAGTCGCATATTTTATACCCTCGAAAAGTCACAAACTGATCAGAACACTAAACCAATCTGTATAAATCATCAGTTTTAAGTACTTACACTGGGTCATGGGGAGGACGTCCATCTTTGAAGTTAAGCCCACTATCCATAGACcagtcactcttcatggacacacagcttGGTACAGGGGActtttctctctgctgctggacACTGAAAGAAACCCTGAAGTTTACTGAGCAGACAATATTTCTATTTTGGTTTTTACTGATTTTATTGGATGGTAAATGTAGCTTCATTTCCATCTATGCCTGTCTTTGATACATGTCgtgtttaaatgctttttttttaactaacttGTCACgtttctctgttcttgtttcttttttgttgttgttgttgtcgttgttgttgtACTCTTTCTCTCACTAAGTGCCTGTACTCATATATACAGTTATGACTGTAATTtggacacagaaaataaaatctaCTTCCCACACCACAGACCTATTCAGCTAGTTCCCAGACTCCACACCTACAGTAGTGTTCagtataatagcagtccaatgtgactaaccagattaatccaggtttttagtatattttttattgctacatggcaaacaaggtaccagtaggtgcagtagattctcagaaaaccaacaagacccaacattcatgatatgcagctcttaaggctgtgacattgggcaattagttgaaaggggtgtgttcaaaaaaatagcagtgtctgccgttgactttacaaactcaaaactattttgtacaaacttttttgtttctaggatttagcaatcctgtgaatcactaaactaatatttagttgtatgaccacagtttttttataactgcttcacatctgtgtggatgGAGTCAATCAACTTGTggctcctttcagctgttattccactccaagattctctaacaacattcatcagttaatttacatttcttggttttgcttcagaaacagcattttttatttcagcccacaagttctcaactggattaaggtccactccataacatcaatgttgttggtttggaaccaaggttttgctggtttactagtgtgtttgggctcattgtcttgttgaaacacccatttcaataacatgtcctcttcagcataaggcaacatgacctcttcaagtatttagaCATATCAAACTGATCAATGATCCTTGGTATGTGCTAAATAgacccaacaccatagtagaggaacatgcccatatcatgatgcttcactgtcttcactgtgtactgtggctcgaattcagagtttggggctcgtctcacaaattgtctgcggcccttggacccaaaaagaacaattttactctcatcagtccacaaaatgttcctccatttctctttaggccagttgatgtgttctttggcagattgtaactcttctgcacatgcctttttttaacagagggactttgtggggattcttgtaaatagattatcttcacacagacgtcttctaactgtcacagcactaacaggtaactccagactgtctctgatcatcctggagctgatcattggctgagcctttcacattctgcttattcttccatccattttgatggttgtcttccgttttctgccacgtgtctctggttttgctctccattttaaagcattggagatcattttagctgaacagcctataattgtttgcacctctttataagtttccccctctccaatcaaatttttaatcaaagtcttgaacaatgtcttgaacgacccattttcctttcaaagagaaatgcatgttgcaTACAACAAGTGccggcttcatccttaaatagaggccacctgattcacacctgttttttcactaaattgatgacctcactgattgaatgccacactgctattttttttaacacacccctttcaactaattgcccaatgtcACAggcttaagagctgcatatcatgaatgctgggtcttgttggttctttgagaatctactgcacctactggtaccttgtttgccatgtagcaataaaaaatatactaaaaacctggattaatctggttagtcacattggactgctattattttgaacactactgtattcAGCTAGTTCCCAAACCTCTGTAATAAAATCATCAGTTTTAAGTACTTACACTGGGTCATGGGGAGGACGTCCATCTTTGAAGTCAAACCCATCATCTTTAgaccggtcactcttcatggacacacagctgggtaCAGGAGActtttctctctgctgctggacACTGAAAGAAACCCTGAAGTTTACTGAGCAGACAATATTTCTATTTTGGCTTTTACTGATTTAATTGGACGGTAAAAGTTACTTTATTTCCATCTATGTCTGTCTTTGATACACGTTGTGtattaatgctttttttaaactaa
Encoded here:
- the LOC131958741 gene encoding NLR family CARD domain-containing protein 3-like isoform X1 — protein: MKRVQQQREKSPVPSCVSMKSDRSKDDGFDFKDGRPPHDPVVQQQREKSPVPSCVSMKSDWSMDSGLNFKDGRPPHDPVVQQQREKSPVPSCVSMKSDRSMDSGLNFKDGRPPHDPVVDQESSEVPRGQSAQQHQTHLDSIFMLLQENIILFVKNELKEIQKLLSSDDPESLESQRKDEEDEEQMRSSREMFQIITKHFLRRMKQEELADCLQSRSNSGVCQKRLKSNLQKKFQCVFEGISKAGNPTLLNQIYTELYITEGGTAEVNEEHEVRQIETASRKPDRPETTIRQEDFFKASPGTDKPIRTVLTKGVAGIGKTVLTQKFTLDWAEDKTNKDIHFTFPFTFRELNVLKEKKFSLVELVDNFFPETKEAGIWRFKEFHVVFIFDGLDECRLPLDFNKTKILTDVTESTSVDVLLTNLIEGNLLPFARLWITTRPAAANQIPPGCVDMVTEVRGFTDPQKEKYFRKRFRDKKQAGRIISHIKTSRSLHIMCHIPVFCWISATVLDLMNTREGGELPKTLTEMYIHFLVVQSKVKNIKYDGGAEIDPHWSPESRKMIESLGKLAFDQLQKGHLIFYDSDLTECGFDIRAASVYSGVFTQVFREESGLYQDRVFCFVHLSVHEFLAALHVHLTFINSGLNLMSEEPTETRLYQSAVDKALQSPNGHLDLFLRFLLGLSLETNQILLRGLLTQTGSSSQTNQETVQYIKEKINKELSAERSINLFHCLNELNDRSLVEEIQRSLRNGRLSTDKLSPAQWSALVFILLSSETDLDVFDLKKYSASEEALLRLLPVVKASNKALLSGCNLSERSCEALSSVLSSQSSSLRELDLSSNNLQDSGVERLSAGLNSPHCKLGTLRLSGCNLSERSCGALSSVLSSQSSSLRELDLSNNNLQDSRLEQLCPGLESPHCKLVTLRLSVCNLSERSCGGLSSVLSSQSSSLRELDLSNNNLQDSGVERLCPGLESPHCKLGTLSLSGCLVSEDGCSSLALALRSNPSHLRVLDLSYNHPGDSGRKLLEDPRCRLDTLRAEPAGVHWMTSGLRKYRRQLTVDTNTVSRDLKLSDNNRTVTRVEEHQSYPDHPDRFDLWSQLLCGTGLTGRCYWEVQWSGGVGVAVSYRGIRRRGNSDDCLFGFNDQSWSLFCSGGRYSVYHNNRRTNISSSSSSSSSSSSSSSSSGTVAVYVDCPAGSLSFYRVSSDSLIHLHTFNTTFTETLYPGLGLVSDSSVSLREDRLSPPVRGQTVSSC